AAACAGTGCAACCAAAGCTATTGGCAGATACGTATACATAAACAAGGGGAATGTAAAGGCGGAGATAATTTTTTCCCACCGGCGCGCATAAATCATCGTTCTGCATTTAAGTAGAGTAAGAACACCCATCACAAAAAGAATCAAATAATAACCGATGAAAGAATTCATCAACATGAACGGGGCGGCAGCCTGAACCTTGACAGCTTCAAGCGGCGGCAACAGTTCCGGAATAAAACTCAGCCCCCAAAGTCCCAATGTCCCGAACAAGGACAGCAGAGAAATTATCGCGGCCGGAGCCAAAGTGAAAAAAATGTCATAATAGATCGTGCGCGAATTTTTGTAATTTGAACCGTTAAACACCAGAGCATCCGATAAACGCCCCCCGTAGTTGGCAAATACCTGATAAAAGCCTTTGCACCATCGCATGCGCTGCCGCCAGCTAGTTTTAAAGGTATCCGGCTGTTCATCGTACAAAACAGCATCTCGGCAGAAACTGATCTTGTAACCTTGCAGGACTGAATTCACCGAGAATTCTACATCCTCGGTCAGCAAATGGAACGGCCAGCCGCCGTTTTCCGCTAAAACAGAATCAGCCACCAAAAATCCGGTGCCGGAAATTGTACAACTGCGATTTAACAATGTCCGCGGGTAATTCAAAAATATGCCTTCATACATGAACCACAGGGCATAACCGGAAGAGATCCAATTCGTGCCGTAATTTTTCGAATTGCGAAAAGAAGTCACAATCGGGTTGCCGGCCGTGAAAGTTCTATTCATCGCGGAAAAAAAATTCGGCTCTAACAAATTGTCCGCGTCAAAAACCATGTAGGCATCAAAATAATGCTTCGGGTACATAGTTTGTATCTTCTGGTAAGCGAAGTTCAAAGCATAGCCCTTGCCCACTTGCGTTGTATTGAAACGCTCCAGAACATGCGCCCCTTTCGAGCGAGCAACCATTGCCGTATTGTCCGTACAATTATCTGCGATTACGAAAACTTCATACAAAGTGTTCGGATAATCCTGAGCATATATACTAGTTAAAAGTTGACCAATAACGTTTTCTTCGTTACGTGCGCTGATTAAAACCGCCAAGCGGCTTAATTTTTCAGCCGGCCGAACGGTAATATCTTTTTCCCAAAATTTATAGGTGGTAATGAAATACCTTATACGGTACAAGTAAAATGCTGTAAAAAGGAAGGCGCAAAGTAAATTAAAATGTACTAGCCATGTGAACATAATCTTTCTCACTTTCGAGCGTCATGTCGTCGGCAGCACATCATTCGGTGTCATATCTGTTGTCAGACAGCCGCCTACGCTCTGTTTTTCCGTTTTTCGTGTCGCTGTTTATTGATTCGTTTATGAATTATAGCAAAACAATCGAATAATATCTGTTGAATTACCCGAAAATTGGATATTTTTTGTAAATTTTTTCGAGGCGCACGACCTGTGCTAAAATATATCTGAAATTATATTGTATTTGTGAGGTGACTTATGCAGAGTGCAACTTTTCGTTCAACCGATGGTCAGACGATAACTTATTATACTTGGTATCCGGCCGGCACGCCTCGCAGTCTTGTCGTCATTGCTCACGGGATGGCCGAACATCCGTTACGATACAATGAATTTGCCAACTTTTTATGTAAACATGGCTGTGTGGTCTGTGCTCCGGCCCATCGCGGCCACGGCGCAACCGGTCGTCAGGCGAGTCTCGCCCTGGGTCTGCCGCTAGGCTATTTTGCCGATCGGGACGGTTGGCTTAAGGTTGTTGACGACTTAGATGTTCTAATTACCTTGACTAAGAAGGATTACCCCGACCTCCCCCTCACGCTCTTCGGGCATAGTATGGGATCGTTTCTGACGCGCTCTTATTTGTTGCGCTATAGCAAAAAGCTCAACGGCGCCGTTCTTTCTGGGACGGCTGGAACGGCTGATGCCTCCACGACTCTTATGCACATAATGTCCACCGCCTTGTGTCGTTTACAGGGAGATAAGGCTGTTTCGCACTTACTTAACAATCTTGTAAATCAACAAAACAACCGGGGCATAAAGCACGCCCGAACTGCTTTTGACTGGCTTTCACGTGATGTCGCCGCCGTTGATCTCTACATCGCCGATGCTGACTGTGGTTTTCCTTGCACCAACGGCTTTTTCCGCGATTTGGCGGATGGTTGGCGTGATTATAGTAAGCTAAAGTTGTACGGCAATATCTCACCTGAATTACCATTGCTGCTCATTTCAGGCACAGCCGATCCGGTGGGGAAATTCGGGCGCGGCGTTAAGAAGTCAACTGATTTGTACAGAAATCACGGGCTTAAAGATGTTCAGCTTAAACTGTGGCCGGAAGCTAGACACGAACTTCTCAATGAGGTTAATCGGCACGAGGTCTTTCAATTCATTGTCGATTGGTTGGAATCGCGCCATCTACTATAGTAAATGCGTGCAAAATAGGCTGGCAAACAGGGAATTTTCGTGTTGCAGGTCGGCTCACCCACACCCATGTTGTCTCCGTCAGACTTGAATGCGGATTTGCTGCTAAGCTCGATCAACGCATCGACCATCGCCCTTTCTGCCAGGCACTGCTTAACAAAATCGCGTTCAACATAGGGATAGGCTACATTGTTGATATTATAAGTGTGTTCATCGCCCAAAGATGGCACAACAAAATAATCGCCTGGCTCGAGCCGGCTAATTACATAGCGAATCGCTTCCTGCCGCAACGGGACAACTGGGATGTTTTCCGGCTGCCGGAACCCAGCTTGTAATTCTGCCAAAATCTCTGCCGGATTTTCTTGCCCAACTTCTTCTAAGGTCAGAACAATTCGATCAGCCAGACGTTCGCAAACGGCGGCAATCAGTGGACGTTTGCCCCGATCGCGGTTGCCACACGAGTTAGCCAATACCCAAAGTTTTTTATTCGCGCAGCAATGCCGCCTCACCTCGGTTAGCAAAGCTTCCATGGCTCCCGGCGTATGGGCAAAATCTATCACTACCCGATAAGGTGTGGTTGTATCTTCCAAGTTCAGTTTTCCGTTCGAAGGCCGGCAAGTCGGGCAAGCCTGCCCTTGACCGTCGATTATCTCCAGACGCCCGGGAACTGCCGGCATTGTCGCCATCGCCGCCGCCCAAGTCCTCAAATCGATGTTCGGGCAAATAACCATGGCGGTAGCTATTGCGGCCAAGGCATTGTTCAAGTTAAAGCGACCTAGCAATGGAATAGTTAACGTGCATGTTTCTTCCCCCCGGCTAATTTCCGCCTGCCAGCCGGAATTTGTCGGCTTTACATTACGTGCCGCCACCACTCGCCCCGCCGCCGCAGCTTTGCACAAAATCTCGCGACTGGATTCGGGCGGGATTTTTTCCTGCACTTCAAGCATGAACTTTTCCCAAGCCTTGCCTAAAATTTTGCTGCGGTCTTTTATATATTGACTAAAATCGCCCCGAGAGCCTAAAGCATCATCTTGAATGTAATAAAAAACTTTTTGAGCCTGGGTCAGTTGAGCCAAATAATATGCTAATGGGTCGTCAGCATTCAAAACAGCCGTCGCTGCCTTGCTCAAACCCCGAAACAGGCTCGCTTTGGCAAGAGCGTAATTTTCAACCGTATGATGATAATCTAAGTGATCAACCGTGAAATTGGTGAAAGTCATGGTCTGCCAGGCAAGAGCATCAACCCGATGTTGTACGGCCGCCTGGGAGGATACTTCCATACAAACAGCCCGCGCTCCGTTGGTTTGCAGTTGCGCCAAAAGCCGATGCAGTTCGGGCGCAGGTGGGGTGGTGTAGGCAGTTGGCAGATTTCTGCCATCCGGCAATTTCGCGCCGAGCGTACCGATGCTTCCAGCGGGATAGTCAACTTTGTTCAGCAGCCAAGTAATCATTGCCGTAGTAGTGGTTTTACCGTCAGTACCGGTGATACCGTGCAAATTCCGGGTAATCGTCGCCGTACCGTAAATCTCGCGGCAGAGAGGGGTAAGGACCGCCGCTGTCGAAGGTACTATTATTACACCGCGGCTCAGCAAATCTGTTTGATCTGCTTCAATTAGTTCAGGAGGCAAATTTTCCAGAACTACCGCCGTAGCTCCTTGAGCTAAAGCCTGTCGCCAATAACGGTGGCCATCGGTTTTCTCACCGTTCAAGGCGACAAATAGAGTCCCGGTTTTGACCAGGCGCGAGTCGATACTCACCGCATTTACTTGCATGGCCAGTCTGATTGCTACTCCGTTCGTCGCCTCAATTTCTCTCGGCTCAGCCGCGGCGGCAAATTTCCCTGAAGGAATCGGCAAAATATTGCCCAGATCTGCTAAAGTTTTCATATTTAAACTCCCGTCAATCCTCATACATGTAATATCGGTACTTCGCGGTTCGTACTTCGTGGTTCGTACTTCATGGTTCCGCCGTCACCCAGCTTAATAGATAGTTTTTCTTAGTATAGACCACAGAAAAAGCCTGCTCAACCCCAAAGCCAGCAAAAGCTTTACGGGGTAGCCTGCAATATATTGACGCGCGGTCGGCCTCACGATCAGCCTCGACGATCAGCCTCGATCCCGGCAGTGGCCGACAAATAATAATTGTGTTAAAATCGAGCAATGGAAACCTCATCTCCCCTAACCAAAAAATCTTTAAATCTCTTGCAAGGCGATATTATTTCTACCCTGACGCGGTTAGCCTTGCCGATAATGGCCTCAGCCCTCATCCAAATGGCCTACAATCTGGTGGATACAGCTTGGATCGGCCGGCTCGGATACCGGTCCGTGGCAGCGGTCGGCGCAGCCGGAATGTTCATTTGGTTCGGTGACGGCTTATTATTGCTCAGCCGAATCGGCGGACAAGTATATTTAGGGCAGAACCTCGGGAGAGGCGATTTTGCAGCTGCGCAAAAAACAGTGCGAGCAGCCTTACAGTTAACGGCTGGCATATCACTCACTTACACCATTCTTCAATTTGTCTTCACCCCCCGTTTAGTCGCTTTTTTCCACTTTACCGAAGCATCCACCATACAGCAAGCCGAAACCTATTTGCGGCTGGTCGGTCTAGGGTATTTCTTTTCGTTCACCACTCGCGTATACACCAGTCTGGTAACGGTCGACGGACGCAGCAAAATCAGTATGTACGCAACCATAATCGGTCTGCTGCTCAATTTTGTTCTTGATCCGCTGTGCATCTTCACTTTCGGGTGGGGGGCGGCCGGAGCGGCGATTGCCACCGTCTTTTCGCAAGCAGTAGTTTTCATCTGCTTTTTATGGGCAACTCGCAACGAAAAATTATTCCGCAAGCTGCGCATCTTAACCTGTCCTGATTTCAGGGAATGGCGAAAGATTCTGCGCCTAGGTTTGCCCCCAGCTTTGCAGACCATGCTTTATTCCTCAATCGCCATGGTCTTGGCACGCATGATTACCGAATTTGGGGATGCCGCCATTTCTATACAAAAAGTAGGCAGTCAAATTGAATCTCTGTCTTGGATGACCGCCGAGGGGTTTGGCGTGGCACTGACCGCATTTATTGCCCAAAATTTCGGTGCCGGCCAGTGGGAACGCACGAAGCAGGGTTTCAACAAAGCCTGTCTGATAATGACCTGCCTGGGCTTCGTCACCACTTCGATCCTGATCGGGTTGCCACAGTATATTTTTCAAATTTTCATTACCGATCCTCAGGTAATTCCCGGTGGAATAAGCTATTTGCGCATTCTTGGATTATCACAATTTTTCATGTGTCTGGAAATCATAACCGCAGCAGCCTTTGCCGGGGTTGGCCAAACCGCTCTTTGCTCCTTCATAGTAGTAATTTTGACCGGAGCCCGTATTCCCTTGGCTTATTACCTGATACATACATCTTTAGGCGTTAACGGTGTTTGGTGGGCCATTTCCTTGTCCAGCATCGCCAAAGGTATTATTTTAACAGTACTGTTTAAAATTTACGAAACAAAGCTGATATGTTCTCGTCAATCTGAAATTTAAGGAGGTTAACTATGCTTAATTTGCCGGAAGAACTTACCGTTATTCCTGAAACTGGCCTTACTGCCAATAATTATTTATTAGAATTCAGCTGCCGGGCTTATTTAATCGAGGCTTCTGCCAATCCGGATGCCATTTTGCCGTTGATCGACAATAAAAAGTTGGGCAAAATTTTTCTTACGCACGGGCATTTCGATCATATAGGCAGGTTGGATGAGTGGCGAGCTCGCAGTGGAGCACCAGCCGCCATTCACGCTGCCGAAACAAGATATTTGACAGATATCAATTATAACGGCTCAGCCGCTTTCGGTCATCCAGCGACTTATAACCCCATCGATGAATTTTTGAGCGACAGTCAGACGATTGAGCTGACAGAACAGGATAAATTAACAGTTTGGCATACTCCCGGTCATACGCCGGGCAGTGTATGTTTTCTCTGGGAAAAAGCCGGTCAAGCGATTGCTTTATTCACCGGCGATACAATTATCGGTAATTCCATAGGGCGCACGGATTTTCCGGGAGGAAATATCCAGGATATGCGCCAGACCTTAATCGACTTGTTGCCTCGCCTGCAAGCCTTACCGCCAGCCTTGCCGGTGCTCTGCGGTCACGGTCCTGTCGTCACTATAGCTTATCTGTTGCGCTACAATGTCTGGCTAACCGATTTCGCGGACGAGTAAACAGCACAAGGAATTCAGATGCACGCCACCTGCCACCCTAATCTCCCTATACTTTATTGATCGGCGGCTATGTGGCCGTTTGAACGGCGTTTGTATAGCATGATTTGCACTTGGCATACTTGGCGTACGTAGGACAGCAGCTGACAGATTCGATGATGTCCAGCATTTTCTAACATTTTGCCGGCAGCTCACAAGCACATCAGCGCACTGTCCATGTTCGGCCAAAGCCCTGAAACCGCAAACCGCTAAGCCCCAAGCCCTACTTGCCGACAAACCAAGCCATCATTTCATCCAAATTTTCCTGCAAAGTCTTTTGCGTCAAACTTTGCCCCAAATTTCCTTTCAATGCGCTAATTATTTCTTGGCCGGCCGGCGTAACCTCGACCATTACCCGACGCTCATCCGCGCCCTCACGCCGCCTCTCCATAAGGCCGTGCAACTCCAGATTCTTGCAAAGTGAAGACACATTACTTTGAGCACCACCGAAACAAAACGCCAATTCATTTATTTGAATGCCCGGGCAGTCATCCGCAATTAACAATATCAGCAACTGATTGTAAGTAATTTTATACTCACTGATAATCGGCCAAATAATTCTTTCATAAAAAGCGTTAGCCTGATGAGTCATAATTAAATCGTGTACATCAAAGATTTTTTTTACTTTCGCCGCTTTTCTTCCTCTGCCCTGCATAATCGTATCCTTTCTTATAATCACTTTCTTTAGTCATTTTTTCATTTTGCTTTAAGAATATTTTTGGCAACGAATTGCACATAATACGGGGTTCCACTCACATTGGGGTGCGTACCATCATTGTAAAACAGCTCTGTCCTGCCCTTAGCAAACTTATACCAGTCAATCAAGTGAAGGTTACGATGCCGTGAAGCAGCATCGCGAATAAGTTTGTTGACATTTTCCTCATAGTCCTGATTAGTAACAATAGTGCTTATGTAAATATTGACATCACTAAATTCAGTCGCTAGCTTGTCTAACATAGCTGCGTTGGCCACTCCATTCGTGCCTAAAGCGAAATAAACATAAGGCGGTAGGCTGTTCGTCTTCTTCAAGCCACGCAAAATATCTATTCCGGCCGGGATCTGCCGGCTTACAGCAGCATCTATGGTCATATTGGGCAAGATTTGGGCAAAATCATTACGACACATTTCCAGCACGGAGTCGCCTACAGCATATATCTGGGTGTCACCGGCTCGGGCGGCTTCTTCTTCCGTAAGTTCTAAATCGGGGTGTTTGGCAATCACGTCGCTAAACTGTTTGACCGCGCCGGTTTTTTCCTTCGTCGCATTGCCGCCCTCATCAGTACCGTCTGCCGGTTTCGACTGATCGGCTATATTTTCATCACCGTCAGCGGCACCTGTTTCTTTTGTATTTTTAAGGTTGCCCTCGCTACCATCACGTTTGCTGCTCGTCGGTGACTTAGTACCGCCGTTTCCTTCATTTTCTGCCCTGGAACTGCCGTTTTTGCCAGCGTTATCTTTGGCCTGTTGTTTTTCCCGTTCGGCCGGACTGAACAGTTTACCACCGTTAGCCAGACGTTCCTGCATTTCCCGGACATCATCCGGAACCCCGGCCGGAGCCTTGACAGCAGTTATAATGAAACAAAGACCCAGAACTGCCGTAGCCAAAAGTACCGGAACACTCTTCAGGCGAGCACCACTTTTAATTTTGCGCAGTTTAAACCGACCGAGCAATTCCGCCAAGTTCTTTTCCGTCAACTGATAAGTAATTTCCGTCAAAATAAGTAAGAATAATATTTGGAGCAAAACCGCTGCCCCATAAGGTAAGCCACTGAGCCGGAACCCAGCCTTGCTCAAAGCCAACAGCGTGTACTGCCACAAATACAGGCTGTAACTGCGCTGCCCCAAAAAGTTGAAGACCGGGTTTGCTATAAGTCGACCTGGCAAACCGGATGGATCAGCGGATCCGACTAAGGCCGTCAACAGCAAGAGATTGAATATCAGCATACCGCCGAAATAAGAAATCCAATGGTCGCCCGGCAAAATGAACATCAGCAAGATCGCTAAACCGGCAGCGGCAAGTACGATATATTTCGCCTTGGCACTGAAGATGCGATACAAATTCTGCAAGCGTTTTCGACTAAAAGCACCGGCCATGGCAGCACCCAAGAAGAAAGAAAAAATTCTGGTGTCCGTACCGTAATAAGCCCTAGTCATATTATCAGAAGCTACATAAGCCACCGCCAGGAAGATCAATGATACAGCTGCCCCGATCAGCGAAACAAAGGTTAATGTACGCCTAGTAGCGCGCGGTTTCCACTTAAATATGGCCAAAACAATCAGCGGCCAGATCAGATAGATCTGCATCTCGACCGATAATGCCCACATGTGAGTAAAAATTCCCGGCAAGGAAAATTGATGGAAATACGATAAATTTTGTCCTATTTGCCACCAGTTGTTGATCCCGAACAAAGTGGTAAACACGCTGCCACGGAAATTGTATAGCACGTCATCTTGAACAATCAACGTCCACGCCGTGGTCAGGAGCACAAAGAAAATCAGCGGTGGGTAAAGGCGCTTCACGCGTCTCAAATAAAAGTTGCGGAAGGATATCTTCTTATTCTCACGGAACTCCGAAAAAAACGAATCGGTTACCAGATATCCGGACAGGGTGAGGAAAATAACCACACCCAAATAGCCTCCTTTAATTTGCCCCGGGAACCAATGATATAAGCATACAAACAGGACGGCAAGGCCTCGCCAGCCGGTAAATGATTTGATAAACGATTGCGTTTTACTCTGCATACTTTCTCCTAAAGACTTTCGATATTTCTTTAAATTTTCTTACCGTTTCAATTTATTCTAGTCTATCACGCGCCTAAATTAGTTAATGTAACATTACATTTGTATAACAAAGAAATAGAATTATTATACTTTTTTTACGCTGAAACAAACAGCGGCTTAAATATATTTTTACATTTAAACGGCGGTTTAATTCACAATTAGCAGGGCAAAATATGCGTAATTCCCCTCATGTTTGATATAATGTATACATAATGGTGATTTAAGGAGAAAATAATGCCGCGTTATTGTTTTTATTGCGGGCGAGAACTCGCGAAAAATGTTAAATGTCACTGTAAAACGGCAGGGTACACGGGAGAAAACAGCGATTGTTCAGGCCAACGGCCCAATTCTGCCGGTTCAGAACGCGCCAACTCGGGGGCCTCACAAACCTCATACAATAGTAAAGAAAGCGGCCGTAACAGGGCTGAACGGAGGCGAAACAGGTTCGGTGGATTTTCTTTCAATCGTTACAAACTGATTAACACCTGGCGACAGGCGTGTTACCAATTTCATGCACTTATTTTCCGGCCTCTAGACTGCGGTTCGCTCGCGGTAAACAGCAGTAGATCCGTGCCATTTTTGGTAATGATTTTAAATACATTGGTTATATTCGCCAGTATGAATCTCTTTGTCCGGCATACAACTTTGGGCAAATTTTTGCAGTATTCACTGTTCAATCAAGCTCCTTCAGATGCTTTATTTTCTCTACCTTCCTTTATCACTCTTCTATATATCGTCCATTGGCCACTAAAAATAGTGCTTACTTTTTTCTTTCTGCGCATAATTAAATACCACGGTATAACATGGTTGCGTTGCTATCGCACCACTTTGCCAGGCCTGCTCTATCAAATGATGTTTTTCATTCTCAGTTGGTTCTTGATTTATGGCTCAGGTTTTCTGGCAGTAGGGATTCTCTGGCTGTCCATGGCCGTTTCACTCTTAGCCAATGTCATCACTATTTCCGGTGAATTTGGACTTGAACGCAACCGTTCG
This is a stretch of genomic DNA from Mageeibacillus indolicus UPII9-5. It encodes these proteins:
- a CDS encoding glycosyltransferase family 2 protein; amino-acid sequence: MFTWLVHFNLLCAFLFTAFYLYRIRYFITTYKFWEKDITVRPAEKLSRLAVLISARNEENVIGQLLTSIYAQDYPNTLYEVFVIADNCTDNTAMVARSKGAHVLERFNTTQVGKGYALNFAYQKIQTMYPKHYFDAYMVFDADNLLEPNFFSAMNRTFTAGNPIVTSFRNSKNYGTNWISSGYALWFMYEGIFLNYPRTLLNRSCTISGTGFLVADSVLAENGGWPFHLLTEDVEFSVNSVLQGYKISFCRDAVLYDEQPDTFKTSWRQRMRWCKGFYQVFANYGGRLSDALVFNGSNYKNSRTIYYDIFFTLAPAAIISLLSLFGTLGLWGLSFIPELLPPLEAVKVQAAAPFMLMNSFIGYYLILFVMGVLTLLKCRTMIYARRWEKIISAFTFPLFMYTYLPIALVALFKKVEWKPIRHSVAKSIDEVRT
- a CDS encoding alpha/beta fold hydrolase — translated: MQSATFRSTDGQTITYYTWYPAGTPRSLVVIAHGMAEHPLRYNEFANFLCKHGCVVCAPAHRGHGATGRQASLALGLPLGYFADRDGWLKVVDDLDVLITLTKKDYPDLPLTLFGHSMGSFLTRSYLLRYSKKLNGAVLSGTAGTADASTTLMHIMSTALCRLQGDKAVSHLLNNLVNQQNNRGIKHARTAFDWLSRDVAAVDLYIADADCGFPCTNGFFRDLADGWRDYSKLKLYGNISPELPLLLISGTADPVGKFGRGVKKSTDLYRNHGLKDVQLKLWPEARHELLNEVNRHEVFQFIVDWLESRHLL
- a CDS encoding Mur ligase family protein; translated protein: MKTLADLGNILPIPSGKFAAAAEPREIEATNGVAIRLAMQVNAVSIDSRLVKTGTLFVALNGEKTDGHRYWRQALAQGATAVVLENLPPELIEADQTDLLSRGVIIVPSTAAVLTPLCREIYGTATITRNLHGITGTDGKTTTTAMITWLLNKVDYPAGSIGTLGAKLPDGRNLPTAYTTPPAPELHRLLAQLQTNGARAVCMEVSSQAAVQHRVDALAWQTMTFTNFTVDHLDYHHTVENYALAKASLFRGLSKAATAVLNADDPLAYYLAQLTQAQKVFYYIQDDALGSRGDFSQYIKDRSKILGKAWEKFMLEVQEKIPPESSREILCKAAAAGRVVAARNVKPTNSGWQAEISRGEETCTLTIPLLGRFNLNNALAAIATAMVICPNIDLRTWAAAMATMPAVPGRLEIIDGQGQACPTCRPSNGKLNLEDTTTPYRVVIDFAHTPGAMEALLTEVRRHCCANKKLWVLANSCGNRDRGKRPLIAAVCERLADRIVLTLEEVGQENPAEILAELQAGFRQPENIPVVPLRQEAIRYVISRLEPGDYFVVPSLGDEHTYNINNVAYPYVERDFVKQCLAERAMVDALIELSSKSAFKSDGDNMGVGEPTCNTKIPCLPAYFARIYYSRWRDSNQSTMN
- a CDS encoding MATE family efflux transporter, yielding METSSPLTKKSLNLLQGDIISTLTRLALPIMASALIQMAYNLVDTAWIGRLGYRSVAAVGAAGMFIWFGDGLLLLSRIGGQVYLGQNLGRGDFAAAQKTVRAALQLTAGISLTYTILQFVFTPRLVAFFHFTEASTIQQAETYLRLVGLGYFFSFTTRVYTSLVTVDGRSKISMYATIIGLLLNFVLDPLCIFTFGWGAAGAAIATVFSQAVVFICFLWATRNEKLFRKLRILTCPDFREWRKILRLGLPPALQTMLYSSIAMVLARMITEFGDAAISIQKVGSQIESLSWMTAEGFGVALTAFIAQNFGAGQWERTKQGFNKACLIMTCLGFVTTSILIGLPQYIFQIFITDPQVIPGGISYLRILGLSQFFMCLEIITAAAFAGVGQTALCSFIVVILTGARIPLAYYLIHTSLGVNGVWWAISLSSIAKGIILTVLFKIYETKLICSRQSEI
- a CDS encoding MBL fold metallo-hydrolase, which codes for MLNLPEELTVIPETGLTANNYLLEFSCRAYLIEASANPDAILPLIDNKKLGKIFLTHGHFDHIGRLDEWRARSGAPAAIHAAETRYLTDINYNGSAAFGHPATYNPIDEFLSDSQTIELTEQDKLTVWHTPGHTPGSVCFLWEKAGQAIALFTGDTIIGNSIGRTDFPGGNIQDMRQTLIDLLPRLQALPPALPVLCGHGPVVTIAYLLRYNVWLTDFADE
- a CDS encoding MarR family winged helix-turn-helix transcriptional regulator — protein: MQGRGRKAAKVKKIFDVHDLIMTHQANAFYERIIWPIISEYKITYNQLLILLIADDCPGIQINELAFCFGGAQSNVSSLCKNLELHGLMERRREGADERRVMVEVTPAGQEIISALKGNLGQSLTQKTLQENLDEMMAWFVGK
- a CDS encoding acyltransferase family protein, encoding MQSKTQSFIKSFTGWRGLAVLFVCLYHWFPGQIKGGYLGVVIFLTLSGYLVTDSFFSEFRENKKISFRNFYLRRVKRLYPPLIFFVLLTTAWTLIVQDDVLYNFRGSVFTTLFGINNWWQIGQNLSYFHQFSLPGIFTHMWALSVEMQIYLIWPLIVLAIFKWKPRATRRTLTFVSLIGAAVSLIFLAVAYVASDNMTRAYYGTDTRIFSFFLGAAMAGAFSRKRLQNLYRIFSAKAKYIVLAAAGLAILLMFILPGDHWISYFGGMLIFNLLLLTALVGSADPSGLPGRLIANPVFNFLGQRSYSLYLWQYTLLALSKAGFRLSGLPYGAAVLLQILFLLILTEITYQLTEKNLAELLGRFKLRKIKSGARLKSVPVLLATAVLGLCFIITAVKAPAGVPDDVREMQERLANGGKLFSPAEREKQQAKDNAGKNGSSRAENEGNGGTKSPTSSKRDGSEGNLKNTKETGAADGDENIADQSKPADGTDEGGNATKEKTGAVKQFSDVIAKHPDLELTEEEAARAGDTQIYAVGDSVLEMCRNDFAQILPNMTIDAAVSRQIPAGIDILRGLKKTNSLPPYVYFALGTNGVANAAMLDKLATEFSDVNIYISTIVTNQDYEENVNKLIRDAASRHRNLHLIDWYKFAKGRTELFYNDGTHPNVSGTPYYVQFVAKNILKAK